In Epinephelus moara isolate mb chromosome 9, YSFRI_EMoa_1.0, whole genome shotgun sequence, a genomic segment contains:
- the LOC126396093 gene encoding AP-4 complex accessory subunit RUSC2 encodes MIGASSLSGDTLIACHFPVVQLPTWQLPVQALCSSAKRPGRLYSVGLTRAVSLPEQDSLNREHAFKGGRRHFSSSYGSLNEDRAEEEGGSDSSGRYDSNSSPEETSSHLKKESSGARDSLRSHNSFLPNTELDEDEEDEDSDGDNLHRYHEDSSFVLHGNSNWPLSNGSRNHTMSHGYMDGEWGHEGTMLGTESDREWLSNQPHHPDSVQTECQCCHVIKPGILVMAYGEQDADRLKDNMSCCIHSQHKCSPELFSNNHTEYVSDSSCNSSDGVLVNFCTIYNRSNNPATPHDLSSPAVHPAQSPEGSVFLNLQPVPQTPAEDLQHDDMTVNSPPKEEVDTTPSASCWSPQGLDSNCNLYSLEPLPPGLSSLEVSDLAACLQSQATLAIGTNQKYYKLVTCDLSSQSPSPAWSSLTSCTEGQCRSSPFPPSEHLSVDHKKEGQDKEVKMEKEDQQKEKRFSSAQYSAGFECSQFQTYDYQVASTSTEQALCRKKHTDSIQNLSHTPCSLCPSQCSPHSSKCQGTSAASTQPSVILHQEHCDTDATEKGACSLENAVVRYSKAQRPTSLPIQPFLLVPACKPQTQHLGCLLEQYMNQKSNKSGSSQPGLKFKGKSSQCFSNLQPSPMGNHCPIFLEAPSSSDTCSTCTPSPECFSRRRAWSQSSRGHGRPSPCVSKSRLDPMHISPKPRLAQEQDKTSPYSGKTLTNTFSNLISAPNQSNLVKIPTYQDLINFTPAQGHANSEPKTPKKSHTPYPPVFSHTPPTLLLTTDTNHPNLQVSLSPPTTVQPEKKLPQYQAAPAADSGFFHGSFTAALSSVAPLSSLSSLLSLAASGLQIQESAGLSGKPSQSQHSESLILSDKPPTEFCLSPDTSYESMSISHLQRRGLLRSVSRAVDLIMAHFGSSRDPEEKMRLGNSSRSPTIAGLVLEHLCPAIQNILEDGLRDHKLDFIIGQRRNHSWSVVEVSTRIGPSTRVLYSLVSKIRQCPQLTNHCMRLRAFIMGLLNLRALEFWLSHLQSQKDVVITYYHSWGFLSMSLGQCQPLFQELLLLLQPLSVLPFDLNLLLEPRLLRNRQLCSEEEGVSPPPPCSALLVTSWPLLQADKKADSSHSSQQTKISHHTGLHHQESPTSQNCVKQDCGGMQTNRSPLLAPIPEWWPTEPDLMDGVVEGEDCSHNYGDTWSQISMDSRQEERKGEKDNETPTASTCVQAESPCQGGLRWAKLFGAADTPTRTETVSQSHIGAQTKRYRRPSQWLHFDRSQLGLLAQSIRAMKLRGAHTNKDC; translated from the exons ATGATTGGAGCGTCCAGCCTCTCAGGGGACACCCTGATAGCGTGCCACTTCCCTGTGGTCCAGCTTCCCACCTGGCAACTTCCTGTCCAGGCCCTGTGCAGCTCGGCCAAGAGGCCTGGCCGGCTGTACTCAGTGGGCTTGACCCGAGCTGTGTCACTCCCAGAGCAAGACTCTCTGAACCGAGAGCATGCCTTCAAAGGTGGTCGGAGACATTTTTCCAGCAGCTACGGTAGTCTCAACGAGGACCgagctgaggaggaggggggcagCGACAGCAGCGGGAGGTACGACTCCAATTCATCACCAGAGGAGACGAGTTCCCATCTGAAGAAGGAAAGCTCTGGAGCTAGAGACAGTCTGCGCTCACACAACTCATTTCTCCCCAATACAGAGCttgatgaggatgaggaagatgaggatAGTGATGGAGATAATCTACACAGATATCATGAGGACTCATCTTTTGTGTTGCATGGAAACTCCAACTGGCCTCTGAGTAATGGTTCCAGGAATCATACAATGTCCCACGGGTACATGGATGGTGAATGGGGCCATGAAGGCACCATGTTGGGTACTGAGAGTGACCGAGAGTGGCTCTCTAACCAGCCTCATCACCCAGACTCAGTGCAGACTGAATGCCAGTGCTGTCATGTGATCAAACCTGGCATCCTGGTGATGGCTTATGGAGAGCAGGATGCAGACAGACTGAAGGATAACATGTCCTGCTGCATCCACAGCCAACACAAATGTTCCCCAGAGCTGTTCTCCAACAATCACACAGAGTACGTGAGCGACTCTTCCTGTAACAGCTCCGACGGCGTCTTGGTTAACTTCTGCACTATCTATAACAGGAGCAACAACCCCGCCACGCCTCATGACCTCAGCAGTCCTGCAGTTCACCCTGCTCAGTCACCTGAGGGATCTGTGTTCCTCAACCTGCAACCTGTTCCTCAGACTCCAGCCGAGGACCTCCAACATGATGACATGACAGTGAACTCCCCCCCTAAAGAGGAAGTTGACACGACACCCTCAGCCTCCTGCTGGTCTCCTCAGGGCCTCGACTCTAACTGCAATCTTTACTCCCTGGAGCCGCTACCCCCGGGTCTCTCCTCGCTGGAGGTGTCAGACCTGGCCGCCTGTCTCCAGAGTCAGGCCACACTGGCTATAGGGACCAACCAGAAGTATTACAAGCTTGTGACTTGTGACCTGTCCTCCCAGTCGCCCAGCCCAGCCTGGTCCAGCCTCACCAGCTGCACTGAGGGTCAGTGCAGGAGTAGCCCCTTCCCTCCGTCTGAGCACCTCAGTGTTGATCATAAGAAAGAAGGACAAGACAAAGAAGTCAAGATG GAGAAAGAGGaccaacaaaaggaaaaaaggttCTCTTCTGCTCAGTACAGCGCCGGGTTTGAATGCTCTCAGTTTCAGACCTATGATTACCAAGTTGCCTCCACCTCCACTGAGCAAGCCCTCTGCAGGAAGAAACATACAGACAGCATCCAAAACCTCTCCCACACGCCCTGTTCGCTATGCCCCAGCCAGTGTAGCCCACATAGCAGCAAATGCCAAGGCACAAGCGCTGCATCCACACAGCCATCTGTGATTCTGCACCAGGAGCACTGTGATACTGATGCTACTGAGAAGG GAGCGTGCTCATTGGAAAATGCAGTGGTGCGCTACAGTAAGGCCCAAAGACCAACCTCGCTGCCCATCCAGCCCTTCCTTCTGGTCCCCGCATGCAAACCCCAGACCCAGCACCTGGGCTGTCTTCTGGAACAGTACATGAATCAGAAGAGCAACAAGTCTGGTAGCTCCCAACCAGGCCTCAAATTCAAGGGCAAAAGCAGTCAGTGCTTTTCTAATCTTCAGCCATCACCAATGGGCAATCACTGCCCCATCTTCCTGGAGGCTCCTTCGAGCTCGGACACCTGCTCCACCTGCACGCCGAGTCCAGAGTGCTTCAGCCGCAGACGCGCATGGAGCCAGTCCAGCAGAGGCCACGGACGTCCAAGTCCCTGTGTATCAAAAAGCAGACTGGATCCAATGCACATCAGCCCAAAGCCCAGACTGGCTCAGGAGCAAGATAAAACAAGCCCCTACTCAGGCAAAACTCTGACTAACACATTTTCAAATCTGATTTCAGCTCCAAATCAGTCCAACCTTGTTAAAATTCCCACCTACCAGGACCTTATTAACTTCACCCCTGCGCAGGGTCATGCCAACAGTGAGCCCAAAACTCCCAAGAAGTCCCACACCCCCTACCCTCCAGTATTCTCTCATACACCCCCCACTTTACTCCTAACCACTGACACCAATCACCCAAACCTGCAGGTGTCCCTGTCTCCTCCCACTACTGTACAACCAGAAAAAAAGCTCCCTCAGTACCAAGCTGCACCTGCAGCTGACTCTGGCTTTTTTCATGGTAGTTTCACAGCTGCCCTGTCCTCCGTAGCTCCTCTCTCATCTTTGAGTTCTCTGCTTTCATTGGCTGCTTCTGGGCTGCAAATCCAGGAGTCTGCAGGGCTCAGTGGGAAGCCGAGTCAGAGTCAACACAGTGAATCTCTGATACTGAGTGACAAGCCACCCACAGAGTTCTGCCTCTCACCAGATACGTCTTATGAGTCTATGTCTATCAGCCATCTTCAGAGGAGAG GCTTGCTGAGGTCTGTGAGCAGGGCGGTGGATTTGATCATGGCTCATtttggcagcagcagagacCCTGAAGAAAAG ATGCGTCTGGGTAACAGCTCCCGCAGCCCCACGATCGCCGGTCTGGTGCTGGAACATTTGTGTCCAGCGATCCAGAATATTTTAGAGGATGGTCTACGGGATCACAAGCTGGATTTCATTATAGGGCAGCGTCGCAACCACTCCTGGAGTGTGGTGGAGGTCTCTACTAGGATTG GTCCATCCACCAGGGTCCTTTATAGCCTCGTCTCCAAAATCAGACAGTGTCCGCAGCTCACCAACCACTGCATGAGACTGAGAGCCTTCATCATGGGCCTGCTGAA cttgagagCTTTGGAATTCTGGCTCAGTCACCTTCAGAGTCAAAAAG ATGTGGTGATAACATACTACCATTCTTGGGGCTTCCTGTCCATGTCACTGGGTCAGTGTCAGCCCTTGTTTCAGGAGCTGCTACTTCTGCTGCAGCCGCTCTCCGTGTTGCCCTTCGACCTCAACTTGCTCCTGGAGCCTCGACTGTTACGTAACAGACAGCTGTGTTCGGAGGAAGAGGGTGTTTCTCCACCTCCGCCGTGCTCAGCCCTCCTAGTGACCAGCTGGCCACTACTGCAAGCAGACAAAAAGGCAGACAGCAGCCACAGCAGTCAGCAAACTAAGATTTCACACCACACAGGTCTGCATCACCAAGAGTCTCCCACTTCTCAGAACTGCGTCAAGCAGGATTGCGGAGGGATGCAGACGAACAGGAGTCCATTGTTAGCTCCTATTCCAGAGTGGTGGCCGACAGAGCCTGACCTTATGGATGGTGTGGTTGAAGGGGAGGACTGTAGCCATAATTATGGAGATACTTGGTCTCAAATAAGTATGGACAGCAGGCaagaagagaggaagggagagaaagacaatgaGACCCCAACTGCGTCCACTTGTGTCCAGGCTGAGAGTCCATGTCAGGGTGGGCTGCGCTGGGCCAAACTGTTTGGAGCAGCTGATACGCCCACCAGGACAGAGACAGTATCTCAGAGTCACATTGGAGCACAAACCAAAAG GTACAGGCGACCATCACAGTGGCTGCATTTTGACAGATCGCAACTCGGACTGTTGGCTCAATCCATCAGGGCGATGAAGCTCAGAGGAGCGCATACTAACAAGGACTGCTGA
- the fam166b gene encoding protein FAM166B, with protein sequence MEKYAPKFSKVLLTPDPHYIPGYAGYCPQLKFNVGKSYGQLTAELLTSPQVQHSSHLVLHTGHVPSTESDAGLTLRSFSDSNLKKMIPGYTGFIPKSQNHFACSYSETCRKALTEFYQDRCAKMQRQSTDLPAVVNYTNQQFERPRPPLTPISNKVFSYRPLKSFTPTARPYFMDDDNPHKYFISGFTGHVPKSRFLIGKGFPITTNQALIQFGKQRRTDPMSRGNPVREDSTVSAMPTIYPSNRGMVPSFTGHIPGYQFMYGRTYGQLSQNALEKSGIKRILQS encoded by the exons ATGGAGAAATACGCCCCGAAGTTCAGCAAAGTTCTGCTCACACCTGATCCACATTATATACCGGG GTATGCAGGGTATTGTCCGCAGCTGAAGTTCAACGTGGGGAAGTCTTACGGCCAGCTCACAGCCGAGCTGCTGACCAGTCCTCAGGTGCAACACTCCAGTCATCTGGTCCTCCACACGGGTCACGTCCCCTCCACAGAGTCAGACGCTGGTCTGACACTGAGAAGCTTCTCTGATAGTAACTTGAAGAAGATGATACCAGGATACACAG GCTTCATTCCAAAAAGTCAGAACCACTTTGCCTGCAGCTACTCTGAAACATGTCGTAAAGCGCTGACTGAGTTTTACCAGGACAGGTGTGCGAAGATGCAACGGCAATCGACAGACCTGCCAGCTGTTGTCAACTACACCAACCAACAGTTTGAA AGACCAAGACCCCCCTTGACACCAATCTCCAACAAAGTGTTCTCCTACAGGCCCTTGAAGTCCTTCACCCCCACTGCAAGACCATATTTCATGGATGATGACAACCCACACAAGTACTTCATCTCAG GTTTTACAGGGCATGTGCCAAAATCTCGATTCCTAATTGGCAAAGGTTTCCCCATCACTACAAACCAGGCACTGATCCAGTTTGGGAAGCAGCGGCGGACTGACCCCATGTCCCGAGGAAACCCAGTGAGGGAGGACAGTACAGTATCTGCCATGCCCACAATCTATCCATCAAACAGGGGCATGGTGCCGTCATTCACAGGTCACATCCCAG GATACCAGTTCATGTATGGACGTACCTATGGTCAACTTTCCCAGAATGCACTGGAAAAAAGTGGCATCAAGAGGATCCTTCAGTCATAA
- the si:dkey-106l3.7 gene encoding uncharacterized protein si:dkey-106l3.7 isoform X2, with protein sequence MNLYKSFGNLMEAWVSDGDLCLEPEWVRNNDEDLPTPSSDVGTNLRSESVDSGVETASSVTSFPPTPCSISTDNAEMEAFTPEREGLTPASTSQSPVLSSPVPSPPPSSSPQLLPSRPQEDSTALHLKVEQVLQKTDCLRQKKKPEPLTVEEVLRRRPRAPFLPKRHTSELVRGQRSESFILRRTDHPSVLLRQMSDTCRRPMSVGCDMQLAQTRSEDLGEEARTGMSPGLRYLEDVCQMLEKIAREQMHSRVLQMEMDTLQEHEDMEAPDTCQGDSDAAEEDLTSCQSLGNTESEEQTSSVPQRRKEFHYGHFRQRSASDTNLSKMHLRNLDVDCRGQHMSTTDLMEEVEEEYEKQESGKEATHKKNKNWRLKFGSWSKQDSGLRDEKGQQMQSFERNSARRRLSQLFKWRRKTQPV encoded by the exons ATGAATCTATACAAGAGCTTTGGGAATCTAATGGAGGCTTGGGTGTCTGATGGAGACCTGTGTTTGGAACCAGAATGGGTCAGAAATAATGATGAAGACCTTCCTACACCTTCCTCCGATGTGGGGACAAACCTGCGCTCAGAATCGGTGGACTCTGGAGTGGAGACAGCCAGCTCTGTAACGTCCTTCCCTCCTACACCCTGCTCCATCTCAACAGACAACGCAGAAATGGAAGCTTTCACACCAGAACGAGAAGGACTCACTCCAGCTTCAACATCACagtctcctgtcctctcctctcctgtgcCTTCCCCTCCTCCGTCTTCCTCTCCACAGTTGCTTCCCAGCAGACCTCAGGAGGACTCAACGGCCTTGCACTTAAAAGTGGAGCAAGTGCTGCAGAAGACAGACTGTCTACGTCAAAAGAAAAAACCAGAGCCCCTTACAGTGGAGGAGGTGCTCAGGAGACGTCCTCGAGCACCTTTTTTGCCCAAAAGGCACACGTCAGAGTTagtgaggggtcaaaggtcagagagTTTTATCCTCAGGCGGACAGACCATCCATCAGTGCTCTTGAGACAGATGTCAGATACGTGCAGACGGCCTATGTCAGTGGGTTGTGACATGCAGCTGGCCCAGACGAGATCAGAG GACCTTGGTGAGGAGGCGAGGACAGGAATGAGTCCCGGGCTCCGCTACCTGGAGGACGTGTGCCAAATGTTAGAGAAAATTGCCAGAGAACAGATGCACAGCCGAGTGTTACAGATGGAGATGGATACCTTGCAGGAGCATGAAGACATGGAG GCTCCCGACACTTGTCAGGGTGACTCTGATGCTGCTGAGGAGGatctcacttcctgtcagagTCTTGGAAATACAGAAAGTGAGGAGCAGACTTCCAGTGTACCCCAACGGCGGAAAGAATTTCATTACGGACATTTTCGGCAGAGATCAGCTTCAGACACAAATCtttcaaaaatgcatttaa GAAATTTGGATGTAGACTGCAGAGGGCAGCATATGAGTACAACTGACCTGATGGAGGAGGTAGAGGAAGAATACGAAAAGCAG GAGTCTGGAAAAGAGGCGacgcataaaaaaaacaagaactgGAGGTTAAAATTTGGGTCTTGGTCGAAACAGGACTCTGGATTGAGAGATGAGAAGGG CCAACAGATGCAGTCATTTGAGAGGAACTCGGCCCGACGGCGGCTGAGCCAGCTGTTCAAGTGGAGGAGGAAAACTCAGCCTGTGTGA
- the si:dkey-106l3.7 gene encoding uncharacterized protein si:dkey-106l3.7 isoform X1 has product MNLYKSFGNLMEAWVSDGDLCLEPEWVRNNDEDLPTPSSDVGTNLRSESVDSGVETASSVTSFPPTPCSISTDNAEMEAFTPEREGLTPASTSQSPVLSSPVPSPPPSSSPQLLPSRPQEDSTALHLKVEQVLQKTDCLRQKKKPEPLTVEEVLRRRPRAPFLPKRHTSELVRGQRSESFILRRTDHPSVLLRQMSDTCRRPMSVGCDMQLAQTRSEDLGEEARTGMSPGLRYLEDVCQMLEKIAREQMHSRVLQMEMDTLQEHEDMEVSQAPDTCQGDSDAAEEDLTSCQSLGNTESEEQTSSVPQRRKEFHYGHFRQRSASDTNLSKMHLRNLDVDCRGQHMSTTDLMEEVEEEYEKQESGKEATHKKNKNWRLKFGSWSKQDSGLRDEKGQQMQSFERNSARRRLSQLFKWRRKTQPV; this is encoded by the exons ATGAATCTATACAAGAGCTTTGGGAATCTAATGGAGGCTTGGGTGTCTGATGGAGACCTGTGTTTGGAACCAGAATGGGTCAGAAATAATGATGAAGACCTTCCTACACCTTCCTCCGATGTGGGGACAAACCTGCGCTCAGAATCGGTGGACTCTGGAGTGGAGACAGCCAGCTCTGTAACGTCCTTCCCTCCTACACCCTGCTCCATCTCAACAGACAACGCAGAAATGGAAGCTTTCACACCAGAACGAGAAGGACTCACTCCAGCTTCAACATCACagtctcctgtcctctcctctcctgtgcCTTCCCCTCCTCCGTCTTCCTCTCCACAGTTGCTTCCCAGCAGACCTCAGGAGGACTCAACGGCCTTGCACTTAAAAGTGGAGCAAGTGCTGCAGAAGACAGACTGTCTACGTCAAAAGAAAAAACCAGAGCCCCTTACAGTGGAGGAGGTGCTCAGGAGACGTCCTCGAGCACCTTTTTTGCCCAAAAGGCACACGTCAGAGTTagtgaggggtcaaaggtcagagagTTTTATCCTCAGGCGGACAGACCATCCATCAGTGCTCTTGAGACAGATGTCAGATACGTGCAGACGGCCTATGTCAGTGGGTTGTGACATGCAGCTGGCCCAGACGAGATCAGAG GACCTTGGTGAGGAGGCGAGGACAGGAATGAGTCCCGGGCTCCGCTACCTGGAGGACGTGTGCCAAATGTTAGAGAAAATTGCCAGAGAACAGATGCACAGCCGAGTGTTACAGATGGAGATGGATACCTTGCAGGAGCATGAAGACATGGAGGTGAGCCAG GCTCCCGACACTTGTCAGGGTGACTCTGATGCTGCTGAGGAGGatctcacttcctgtcagagTCTTGGAAATACAGAAAGTGAGGAGCAGACTTCCAGTGTACCCCAACGGCGGAAAGAATTTCATTACGGACATTTTCGGCAGAGATCAGCTTCAGACACAAATCtttcaaaaatgcatttaa GAAATTTGGATGTAGACTGCAGAGGGCAGCATATGAGTACAACTGACCTGATGGAGGAGGTAGAGGAAGAATACGAAAAGCAG GAGTCTGGAAAAGAGGCGacgcataaaaaaaacaagaactgGAGGTTAAAATTTGGGTCTTGGTCGAAACAGGACTCTGGATTGAGAGATGAGAAGGG CCAACAGATGCAGTCATTTGAGAGGAACTCGGCCCGACGGCGGCTGAGCCAGCTGTTCAAGTGGAGGAGGAAAACTCAGCCTGTGTGA